In Aethina tumida isolate Nest 87 chromosome 2, icAetTumi1.1, whole genome shotgun sequence, the DNA window atatgataagtaatttatgtactaaagaaacatgaaaaattgaaagaataatatttatttatttacaatacaaCATAATCaagtttagattattttaaaaaatccattaagCACACATCTCTGAAAGCATTATCAACGATAAACCAAACCTACGCAGCTCAActtcctttcaaaattaaatatgtatgttctaaatctataaatatgtatttcattACCATTCTAAGTATGATTTACCACAACTAATTTCGTAAGTGTAAATGGGAAATCATTTTAACATCCTTTGATGTAATCGCAAAATTTTACCTAGTTCCTCCGTTTGAAAGGATGTTGtggctataaaataaaataaataattaattaatataaattttgtttacacatttttaataggttcatttgtttattgtttaaaaaattattctattaataatggtgtcataaatatattttatcaatgtatattaaattacaatttctaAGAAATCTAACACTATATACAAACAAACATTTGTTTCAGCTGTAAATGGAGAAATAAACATTGATTTGCCACTGCAAGAGTATATTTTAGCAGTCGGCCAAGATATTAACATAACTTGCAGTGCTACAGAACCAGTAAAATGGGTGCTACCTAATTCCGTATGTActcaatacaatatatactaaattaaattattaaattggttaTTTCTCAGGATATCGAATTTAATCAAACAAGACTTGTGAAAAACAAAGAGTACAAAGCAattttgaacataaaaaattttacatgtaatGATGTCGGATTTTACAATTGTACCGGAAAAATATTGGacacttttgtttatttgtatgcGGATGGTGAGTACTGACAGTATTTTTtaccttaaattaataaattgtgaatttcAGATCcggttaatttaaatgtccCCGTTCCCTTTTTTCAAACGGGTATACCACACAAAATTGTTGCCGCCGGTTCAAATACCGTAATACCCTGTCGACCTACTTCACCTGAAGTGGAAGTTATCTTGAAAAAGGAGGAAGAACTGGTACGAATTGGTTACAGTTGTCCCTGTGTTTTTGTACCGTCAATAATGTTGTAGGTTTCATATGGTACCCTAAATGACAGGGGTGGTTTGTATACATTCCACCCGTTTTTTggtttctttattaatgacaCCATGGAGATtggagaattttattttacatgcaCCTTTGCCAGAAATGGAACTATAAATAACTTAAGTTTTTTTCTCTACGTCgaaggtaataaatattatatactcaATGACAAATTGCAACACCAAGAAGGGGGTGTTCAATTTAATACTCTTTTGGTAAAACGCAGATGTTTAGCAAGgagtaaacgattaaaatttggtaatgtTTGGTATAGGTTttcttatgtaaatttattttataccacaattcacataaattttgttattcgttttttgttgttattttaaaaatttaatctgtttgATTGGATCCAATTTCGATGTTTAGTAAAGTTAATATAACTTGAGGGTGAGTACGTGAAATTTATCGCCAGCTAAGTGAATTTGAAAGAGGCCGAATTATTGGTCTACGAGAGGCGGATTTTTTATTTCGACAAATAGTTGTCAAGCGTGGTTTGATATTGCTCAAAATTGAAGAAGATAAGGCACCAGACGTCGAAGGGGCACAGATGTAATTCAGAATCGACGTCTAAAACTTATGGCTTACTTTAGACAACTGCATTTTGGGCTGATGAGTGATTAGGAGAATAAGGGTATTTTGTAAGTGTCCGCCGTTTAAGGTCATTTGGTTTGCAGTATTATCGGCCCCATCTTGTCCAATTTCTGATCGCTGAGTATCGAAGACAACGACTACAGTTGTGTAGAGAACGACAACATTGGAATATGGAATAACATTCAGGCGTCTTCTTTGATGAATTCCAATTCTATCTGGGTAGACATAACGTGCGAAAAAGAGTCAAGCGACATCGGGAAGAAACATGTCAATCTCAGTTTGATGTTGAGCGacatgtaaaacaaaaaatgggCGACTTTAGTCTTTATTAGGGTCAACATGACATCGCAACGTTATCTTCAGGAAGTAGTGAAGCCGTATGTAGTAGCCAGATTCTCCTACCTTTCACCCATAGAACATGTTTGAGATATGATGAGTAGGAAGCTAGGAAAGTTACCTCAGCCCTCACGGACTTTGGAGGTTCAAAGACTTGAGATACTATACCTCAAGAGGAAATTGATCATCTCATTGAATTAATGCCAAGACTTGTTAGGGAGTGTTTAGATAACTTCGATAGACAAACACATTATCAactaacttattaaaaaatctaaaatctttgatattttgtttccaaattttaatcgtttactcCTTGGTATAACATGTACATTTAaccaaaagaaaattaaattggtgttgtaatttctttttaattattgttgataATTTCAGAATCTAGTATCTTGTATAAACCTGATGTCACAGACTTAAACTCTAGTCACACGGAAATTGGACAAAAGTTAGCACTGACTTGTAATATAACAGTACCCCACAGTGTAATGTTTTCTTGGATAACCCCAAATAACCATaccgtaatttttatttgtatatattattttacaaatctcACCCTATATCATAATTTTAGGTAGATAAAAATACGACATCTGTAACGTTAATCGATGGTGCTGACGGTTACAGAAACACTTTAATCATAAAGAAAACAACCGCAAAAGATTCAGGCATTTACACATGCGTGATTGAGGATCATCATAATCAAAAGGAGACAAGAGACATAAAcgtaactttaataaaacctGGTCACCACTTTCTGGACCTATTTCCTGAAACAACGGTTCTTACTGTAACTTCAAGAGAGAACGCCACGTTTATTGTACAGATAAAATCTCATCCAGCAGCTGAATTATATTGGTGAGTTGTGGTTGTTCaatgaagttttttattactttagtaCTCTTGTTTGAGCGCAGGGAAAAGAACGGGTTGAAGCTTCTGAACacgtctaaatatttaatccgaAATACACCAGACTTAGccatattaaatatcataaacgTCGACATAACTGATTGTGGAAATTACACTTTGAAAGTCTCCAATTATTACACTAACGACCACATCAACTGTTTCCTAAACGTTACCGGTacgaaacataattattaatgttttattgttattattgtacaaataattattggcAGATAAACCAGTGGTGTATATTAACACAACGGCTTTTCATCTACATGGAAATCCTTCTACTGTGATGTGTGAAGTGGCGGCAAATCCACCACCCTCGATTTTTTGGTTTTTCAAAGCTTGCGCCAATTGTAAATTGGAAACGGTCCCGGAAACCAGTCTCGTTACGAAAAGCGTTTATTATGTTTCGACTGTCACCATGAACGTTGATCGGGATGGCTTTTTGATTTGCCAAGCAAATAATTCTTTTGGCGAAGATAAAAGCGAAACTGGCTATTATATCACtggtaaaaataacaataactataattaaattatgaaaacttaaaAGAGGTTTTTTAGATGTAGAAAATGGTTTTGCTATTTTCGATTTCGAGCCGGACGTATATGTAGTAAACCACACAAAAGTAGTCGTGCCCCTTGGAGTCGATTTTTCGATGACGTGCGGAGCATCTTCTGTTAATTATTCGGATGTGACATGGATGCACAACAATTCTATCGTTAAAGGTAAGACAAATTCTATAACATTAATCACTAAATACTGGAATAAACACTTTCAACAGATGATATAGAAGAAAGTTCAACCCAATACAGCTATAGAgtgaagttaaaaaaatacaatattcaatTCTACGATGGTGGACTGTATAGCTGCAGGTccaaaaaacatcaaatgcCCCACCCTGATAAACGACTGGTGGTTATTGTTAAACCCAACTTCCCCATTTCGGTGAATGTTGAACCGGACGTAGACAAAATCGACTTGAAATTGGGGCAAGTTGTCGAATTATCCTGTTACATTTATGGTATCCCTAAGCCATTGACCAGATGGACCAAGGTCATTTAAGATTTTCTCCAATAAGGtagtttcttataaatttttttgtaggaTAATGAAGAAATTGAAGTAATGGATTCGGAGGTTTTGATGGACAAACAACCATATCAAGTTCTTAAAATTCAAGTTTCAAAGGATGGTGTCTACGAGTGCAGTGCCCTTTCTGGctcttctaaaatatccaaACAGATTAACGTTAATTTGGAAGGtacatacttaattttttcttaagaatttactgaaaaatctGTTGTAGTGCCGAGTATTAGTTGGTATGTGATTGCGATATTGGCATTCGCAGTAACTGGTGCAGCAACTGCTCTCTATTATGCTTACAGAACCCATTTATCGAAAAaggtttgtttataaattcaacAGGGTGAaccatttctataaaaatattttcagaaattggAATTAGAAATGAAAAAGGCCGGACTGGAAAATTTCAAACAGGGAGCCATCGAAAATATAAATCCAAACTTAGCTATTGGCGATCAAGCTGATCTATTGCCCTATgatgataattttgaatttcccATAGAGAATTTAAAACTGGGCAAACAATTAGGATGTGGTGCTTTTGGAGTAGTTTTAAAAGCTGTAGCTAAGAATATTGTGGACGACGAAGAAAATACTATTGTTGCTGTTAAAATGGTGAAGAAAACCGCCGATTACACTCTGATCAAAGCACTCGCTTCCGAATTGAAAATTATGGTTCATCTTGGAAAGCacataaatgttttgaatttattggGTGCTTGTACTAAAAACGTCGCCAAAAGTATATCTGcgattatttgttaatttattactaattgaaTCAATTATAGGGGAACTTCTTGTGATTGTCGAGTTTTGCCGATTCGGAAACATTCACAACTACCTTTTAAAACACAGACGTTCATTCATAAACCAAGTCGATCCCAATACTGGTAGTATTGACTATACTATTGGTGCagatattttaaacagaacTTATTCTATCACCAGGTAAAGTCAATAATacagttttgtttttaatacttaataaaaaagaaaaatatagttCCAGTCCTTCAACAGAGTACGCAAACTTGTCGTTTCCAAAATCTGGTGAATATAGTGGTGGTCAAGGATATAGAAGCTACTCCGTTAATTATACTGGTAAAACTGAATTGACATCACTGGGATACTCAACAGGTGAACATTAatacaatacattttataaatttgattttgtagaattttataatataataattggaaTATATAAATCATTCGATCATCATTGAATACCATAATGGTTATTaatcagattaaatttaattatcaggCGAGGAAATTATAACAAGTAACAACAGCATCCAACCTGAGTGGAGATCCAACTATAGAGGCGACTACAAAGGCACCGTTAAACCGATTTGCACACAAGATCTCCTTTGTTGGGCTTTCCAGGTTTCTAGAGGAATGGAGTATTTAGCTTCGAGAAAAGTACTCCATGGAGACTTGGCTGCCCGTAACATTTTATTGGCGGAAGGCAACGTGGTAAAAATTAGCGACTTCGGACTTGCCAAATCCATGTATAATAACGAAAATTATCTTAAGCAAGGGAATGTAAGTAAAgttaaattgtgtttatttaataaatgtttagaataaatgtttttatttaagattccGCTGCCAATTAAATGGATGGCAATAGAGTCTATTAGAGACAGGGTGTTTTCGACCCAATCAGACATTTGGTCTTTTGGTGTGGTACTTTGGGAGTTGTTTTCTCTCTCGAGAACACCGTATCCTGAGATGGATCCTAATCAAACACTTTTTGAAAGGCTAGTTGATGGTTATCGGATGGAAAAACCTGAATATGCCTCCAAAGAAATGTAAGggactatttaaatttttgtttaattattattcattattactttagttatttattcaattcaatatttaaaaccaattttGAGCATATAACGTCTCATTTCATCTTTTGTTATTTCGCAGATATAAAATGATGTTGGACTGCTGGAACGAAAAGCCTCAATTAAGACCATCGTTCACAAAATTGGCCGAAAGATTGGGCGAGTTTCTTGAAGATACAGTAAGAAAGGTACCCAATTGTCACCCATCGTAAATTTCGtaactaataaaacataaattttcatttcagcATTACATTGACTTAAACGATCCGTACTTGGTGATGAACACGCAGAAACGCGAAACCGGAGACGATTATTTGGCAATGTTGAGGCCGCCTGATTACGAGGTGTTCTCATCGCCGGACGCTCCGGAAGACGACCAAGACGGTTACCTTTGCATGAACTCTTCGGACATTTTCAGTCCCCGAATAAAAGACGGTCAAGTATTCGATTTTCCGATCGCCGAAACGGTTTCGGAACCGAGCTTCGAGCTGCGACCAACGGCAGTCGAGAGGACGAGTTTTTCCAATCCCTCGTACCACTTGCCGCCAAAGGTAAAAAATGTACCAGAAATTGTCAAGTTCGCCGACAATTATGTGAATATGCCGAAGAACAAACAAGATCTTAACGATGCCAGGAGTGAGAAGGAGAAATGTCACTATATTAACGACTGCACAAGAGACTGGGAGAGTgtgataaataatcaaaaagttacttaaataaagtttaattagatTGTAAGTTCTACCagtaaatatgtataacataaatatatatttttacattatatatttattttctacgaTTATAAAAATGGATATAATAGTTAAgttctttttataataatagacaATCTTATGctatcattataatttattcattccaGCAGTGAGAAATTCCGaaatgattaatgattttatttgtatttctaGTTAGCAAAACTCTTCCTATTGCATATTAATTGCttgaacttaaaaaataaattgttgtgtttatattgtttcttTCGTTTCGTTTCCTAAACAAGGTCTTAAAGTACGTTGACGTACTTcgtaagtaatattatttatccagaaagttttttgttattcaaaaaaataccTAGAGTGTAAAATAGAattgtaaaatcaaataattttcaaatcggatataataattagtattatttagtttctttttataataatagaaattcctctatcattataatttatattcgttCTACCAGTATGATGCACAAAAAACATTTGAGAAATTGTATTAGTAGTTTTCTTTGGATTAACACTcgttgttgtaaaattttttaaagatcttCCTAAAAGAGATTCTCGTTATAATCACGACACATAAAAATTACGTTTCCACTCACCATTAAAAtccaaacaacaaattgttatACTTATGTTGTTTCTGTTGTTCACCGTTTTCGCTATCCTTCTACAACCTATTGTACCAGATGGGCAACTTTTTCCGTAACATTTGAACGAATCTAAAACGACATAAAACATCagtgaacaaaataaattatattctcaGTTCTACTTGATGTTTCTGTTGAAGAGGTTGTTGTTGAATCTGTGGTTAACTCTGTTGTAGATGTTTCAGTTGTGGTTGCATCCACTGTGGTTGGTTCTGCTGTAGTTGAGTCAGTTGTGGTAAACTCTGCTGTAGTTGATTCTATTGTAGTTGAGTCAGTTGTAGTTAACCCTGTTGTGGTTGATTCTGTCGTGGTTGAGTCTGTTGTACTTAATTCTGTTGTAGTTGAATCCGTAGTAATTGATTCAGTAGTGGTTAAGTCTGTTGTGGTTGAATCTGTGTCAGCTGTATCATTGATTACTTTATTTAGCTTAACATATCcatgtaattattaagtttactTACTTTGAGCTAATAGAGTAACTATTAGATAtgataaaacaatgaaaatcaCGGATGATTTTGTaagtttcattttagtttCTACGAAAACAAGTACAAGAACTAACTCAAGTATATCTAGTGCATTCTGTTTATTAACAGATTAGAGGACGTAGGTCAAAAGCCGTAAGTTTTACATGTACTTTGGtgacattataatattatatgaaaaaccACTTCATTTAAACTCGtatctttaaaatacattgaaatacatctttaagtaatattatttgttcggaatgtttataataattataataacatatttagaatttatatcgGGGATTTTATTTGGATACTCGTATTAAACATGACACAAATTTACGATCCAGATaccacataaaattaaacaagaaattatttCTCTCGTTCACCGTTTTCTCTCTCCTTCTACAAGCAATTGCACCAGTTGGGCAACTTTTTCCATTACAATTGAATATGTCTAAAATGGCAAAACTGTGAAGAATGTTGTAGCCAACTCTGTTTCTATTGTGATTGACTCGATTGTAGTTGAATTAAATAGTGGTTAACTTTGATTTTGTTGTAGTTGATTAAGTTATTCTGTTGTGGTTGATTATGTTGTCATTGTTTCTGTATTGGTAGATTTTTCTGTTGTAATTGCACCACTTATTTTGCTTAGCTTGttcttgtaatttattaattttacttactttGAGCTAATAAGTAgctattaaatatgaaaaacagtGAAATCTGTTGAAGACTTTGTAAGATTCATTTTCAATTCTAcgtaaacaaatacaaaaagcCGAAGACGCCAAAAGCTACTTACCTCTCTTAAAACTACATTGActacatttttgtataaaactaattataacatttttgttattcagtttaattaatttaatagttgttaattattattatattaatgatacTTTCAGTTATTTGTCTCTTTTagcttttaaaactattttaattctttttattacaGTAGAATtctatttccaattttatattaaaagtataactagccattaaatatttctttttctatttCATCTTTTCTATTCTAaccttatacatttttataacatttttaatcatgttaatgtattgtaaaaagaataatatttaaactgttttttattatatgaaaacaattataaattacaatatttaattataagataCACTTTTAAAGGACAATCCTTCGCCATTAttgtatgttatattatttccaCTCAGTGTCATTTGAAATGACGTACTTTTGATATTTACGGATTCATCAGTATTATCTTCGAAAGTACTATTGGAGTGTAATGTAGATCCTGAAAAGAGTTCATATTAATTGTcacatgaattaatttataactaacCACTGAAATCTTGACATTCAATAGTTGTATTTATTATCCTGTTTTTTTCAACAGTTTCCCGTGTACGTTTACATATGATGCTACCGGCTGGACATATTTTGCCGTAACATTCGATTAgatctaaaattatacagaagatacaattttattggtactatacatattataattattaaagtttttcattttacttaCCAGTATCATTTTGAGCGGATAATGTGACTTTTAAACATGTccaaataatgaaaatcacTAAATTCATTTTCACTTCGACATTAACAACTATATCTAAGAACTATCGCAATTATGTCTTAAGTTCACTATTTATTAACTTGCATACAGAACCCAGGTCAAGGTTGGtgcatttttctttaattttgtaggagttcataataaaacatcttttatcttatttgttctattaaatttttatagtcttccatataaataattatcataaagcaataaataatGTCTAATAGCTTATTCATAATAGTATTCCAAGCGGTTGTTGTACGGTGGTTGTCTGTAACTCAGAGGTTCCGAATCGATGGATTGATAAGAGGTGCTTTCATAATTCGTGTGTCTCCCTAATATATTCGGCGATTCGCTAAAGTGTTCTCTCAGGGAGTAATCTAAAATGTCAGCAAAGTTTAGCTAGtgccaattataaaaatatgaataacaaACCTCCACTATCCAAACAGGAGATTGTTGTTTGAACGTATAACTTGTCTGGAGACGTTTTCATAACCTTTCTACACCTTTCGGTCAGTGGGGGACAGTCCACGTCATAACATCGTGCAgctaaaatattgaacaaataaaattaaataaaaaaaaaaactaaattaaatgacCATACCTTGCGAGGACACGTTCGATATTGTCAGACAGACAATCATAAACAGTACggtacatttaaaatacatctCGGTGAAAAATCCTGTGATTTTTTTCTCACTTGGGCACCAACTCACGTGGTTCAAAAGTTCAAGAATAAGTGTTTGCGGAACGCagcattgaaatttataactgGACGATAAACTAATTCTAGAAATCTCAATTGATAAGTGAAATGTGACGGATATTTGTTGTGTTACTCTCTTAATTAAcgtattaagaaataattaaacggaATTGATGATAATGCGGACCACTGTTGCCAGGAACAAACgtgatttttgtaaataaaacaagagtGTCggacttaaaatttattcattcgcTACTATTGATTTTCGTGTAATCGTATACTTTTTACTTCCTTGTGggtttgtaaaattgtatctGTAAATGtggtttgttaatatttaaaaatatatctgttGGTGACTTACTTGAACTGTCCAGACAATTTATGATCATTTCTAGGTTGGTCCTGTTGTAAATTTTGGCACTTTTTGAACAAGACACCGTGTATTCGGGACAAGGCCTGTTGTGACAGTAAAACACGACGTCGTTCGAtgcaactaattaattaaaaattattacgtgCAAAAATGTGGTAGGTAAACTTACCgcacaaacataaatttattaacaatgagagtttaataattttacatacgtTTAACCACATTTTGTTAGTTCTTggtatttaacttatttatttgtaaattaatcgaTTCCgtcttatcaaatttaataaccaGAAACACTCTTATATAAACAACTTGTGAAATTTCGACATTGATTGAAGTTTATCTcggtttaatattataataaaacacaaatttattgattcataaatttaatacaaggttacaaataaataagtcagtataaataaattagattttcactTTATAAACCACAGATTTTGAGTATCCCTTATAATACGTATTCGGTTTGTATAAGTTGTAAACGTACGTTGTGTTTGTTGCTAAAACTTCCACtgcaaaataatgaattataaaaataaccaagGCAATTAACACACTTACATTGTTTTCCCAAGCAGTTGGtagttatcttaaaatatattctgtcTTCAGATATACTTGTTTTTTGTTCACAAGTTACAGTGTATTTTGGACAGTCGATCAAATTGTAACAATTTCTGATTTCTACGACCAAATTGTGATGCggcttttaaattataataatggttATTACCTGTTTTCTCTAATGTTTCCGGATAAActtttggtagtataaaaagAATAGAcagataaattacaatataaaacattttgaatgaacaatacgactattttgaaaacaaacactcgcaaaaatatttataaacgtttAATCACTTTATGATATAATGAATATGAAAGGAGATAAATATTGGCAAAACTTGCATATTAGTCACTCGAATTTTATcttgtttgttgttaataatGGCAAAATACGTCTtcggttaatttttttttttaaatttacatcaaTTTGACGTTGAACAAAAAGTTACCAGAGGTTGTTTATTATCCAATTACAGTCCAGGAGGATTAACAGGATTGTTAACTGGTggaaattaattcttattagATTAAATGTAATGGAGTGATTTAGCAAAAGGCGAGAGTGCGAATTTAACGCCATTATGGCAAATGCAATATATGTATGTGTAGCGGCATCGAACACATAAACGGGTTTTTAGTATCACGCAACTACTTCAACCCGGGattgaaattttactatttatggGCGAAAgcagttttgtaattttgattaatggaAATATGCAGTTACCGTACTATCCACgacaaaatagttttatcgTTGGGGCTTGGCGTTAAACTATGAATTAATTGAGGATATCGAGGAATTTATTTCGCTGGAACGGTATTAGACGGATTCGATCATATCTGCACGGGGCATTTTGATCGTGGCACCTCGTTAATTAGCCGGAATGTATGAGgggaaaatttatgtattaatattcaacggggtaaagtaaaaatttgtttgtatgtCGGTAAGCCATCGATTCAAGACGTGTTCgggaaatttatgtattaatgttTACGGGAAATGATGTTGTGAATATTCAtggtttaattatgaaaaatctgTATATGGGAAATGAATGgaggaattaatatttaattatgcgtatagaatttgcatttttcggttatataatttttgtgattaataataattattactgtatttatcatatttgaaTGAAGATAACTGTGGTTTTAATTTAGTCTAAATTAGGGTGAATAAATTACTAGAATAATAGacaagtacaaaaaaaatttaatctaagaAATTATGA includes these proteins:
- the LOC109606178 gene encoding vascular endothelial growth factor receptor 1-like: MSMSSISILDNKGRILISRDYRGDSKHDIERFIQLVKESEDNNYNIPVLSSQEASFAYIKENDLYIVCVLRKNVNITLIFTFLRKFVRLLTEYFKELEEESIQDNFVIIHELLDEVVDFGYPQITDYKILQQYITQKGYKLKKQMTVPPAVTNCVSWRSEGIKYKRNEVFLDIIESVNVIMNPNGTLVKSEVIGSVQMKVHLSGMPQLRLGFSDKLILEDNTFGSLEDVKFHQCVQLSRFNNERTIYFIPPDGVFELMSYRLNAEMKPVFVVEPQVEYHPRSRIEYVVVLKAQFKKCAIAHDIEVLFPVLNDVDSPNVSCSCGNASFLPGQCAVSWNIKAMAGGQDHCLKASFKLSSFELDEVEMKKPVQIKFSIPYFTISKLHIRYIKIVEKTGYKTLTWKSNTIYKQTFVSAVNGEINIDLPLQEYILAVGQDINITCSATEPVKWVLPNSDIEFNQTRLVKNKEYKAILNIKNFTCNDVGFYNCTGKILDTFVYLYADDPVNLNVPVPFFQTGIPHKIVAAGSNTVIPCRPTSPEVEVILKKEEELVSYGTLNDRGGLYTFHPFFGFFINDTMEIGEFYFTCTFARNGTINNLSFFLYVEESSILYKPDVTDLNSSHTEIGQKLALTCNITVPHSVMFSWITPNNHTVDKNTTSVTLIDGADGYRNTLIIKKTTAKDSGIYTCVIEDHHNQKETRDINVTLIKPGHHFLDLFPETTVLTVTSRENATFIVQIKSHPAAELYWEKNGLKLLNTSKYLIRNTPDLAILNIINVDITDCGNYTLKVSNYYTNDHINCFLNVTDKPVVYINTTAFHLHGNPSTVMCEVAANPPPSIFWFFKACANCKLETVPETSLVTKSVYYVSTVTMNVDRDGFLICQANNSFGEDKSETGYYITDVENGFAIFDFEPDVYVVNHTKVVVPLGVDFSMTCGASSVNYSDVTWMHNNSIVKDDIEESSTQYSYRVKLKKYNIQFYDGGLYSCRSKKHQMPHPDKRLVVIVKPNFPISVNVEPDVDKIDLKLGQVVELSCYIYGIPKPLTRWTKDNEEIEVMDSEVLMDKQPYQVLKIQVSKDGVYECSALSGSSKISKQINVNLEVPSISWYVIAILAFAVTGAATALYYAYRTHLSKKKLELEMKKAGLENFKQGAIENINPNLAIGDQADLLPYDDNFEFPIENLKLGKQLGCGAFGVVLKAVAKNIVDDEENTIVAVKMVKKTADYTLIKALASELKIMVHLGKHINVLNLLGACTKNVAKRELLVIVEFCRFGNIHNYLLKHRRSFINQVDPNTGSIDYTIGADILNRTYSITSSSPSTEYANLSFPKSGEYSGGQGYRSYSVNYTGKTELTSLGYSTGEEIITSNNSIQPEWRSNYRGDYKGTVKPICTQDLLCWAFQVSRGMEYLASRKVLHGDLAARNILLAEGNVVKISDFGLAKSMYNNENYLKQGNIPLPIKWMAIESIRDRVFSTQSDIWSFGVVLWELFSLSRTPYPEMDPNQTLFERLVDGYRMEKPEYASKEIYKMMLDCWNEKPQLRPSFTKLAERLGEFLEDTVRKHYIDLNDPYLVMNTQKRETGDDYLAMLRPPDYEVFSSPDAPEDDQDGYLCMNSSDIFSPRIKDGQVFDFPIAETVSEPSFELRPTAVERTSFSNPSYHLPPKVKNVPEIVKFADNYVNMPKNKQDLNDARSEKEKCHYINDCTRDWESVINNQKVT
- the LOC109606186 gene encoding uncharacterized protein LOC109606186 isoform X2 — its product is MKLTKSSVIFIVLSYLIVTLLAQTDTDSTTTDLTTTESITTDSTTTELSTTDSTTTESTTTGLTTTDSTTIESTTAEFTTTDSTTAEPTTVDATTTETSTTELTTDSTTTSSTETSNSFKCYGKSCPSGTIGCRRIAKTVNNRNNISITICCLDFNGRSLKNFTTTSVNPKKTTNTISQMFFVHHTGRTNINYNDRGISIIIKRN
- the LOC109606186 gene encoding uncharacterized protein LOC109606186 isoform X1, coding for MKLTKSSVIFIVLSYLIVTLLAQIINDTADTDSTTTDLTTTESITTDSTTTELSTTDSTTTESTTTGLTTTDSTTIESTTAEFTTTDSTTAEPTTVDATTTETSTTELTTDSTTTSSTETSNSFKCYGKSCPSGTIGCRRIAKTVNNRNNISITICCLDFNGRSLKNFTTTSVNPKKTTNTISQMFFVHHTGRTNINYNDRGISIIIKRN
- the LOC109606186 gene encoding uncharacterized protein LOC109606186 isoform X3, translating into MKLTKSSVIFIVLSYLIVTLLAQNLTTTESITTDSTTTELSTTDSTTTESTTTGLTTTDSTTIESTTAEFTTTDSTTAEPTTVDATTTETSTTELTTDSTTTSSTETSNSFKCYGKSCPSGTIGCRRIAKTVNNRNNISITICCLDFNGRSLKNFTTTSVNPKKTTNTISQMFFVHHTGRTNINYNDRGISIIIKRN